A DNA window from Limnothrix sp. FACHB-406 contains the following coding sequences:
- a CDS encoding response regulator transcription factor, translating into MERITPMPPTSDPKAEIATILLVDDEQALADPLSRLLTREGYSVDVASDGQAGYQLASQNTYDLLILDWMLPEISGVEICQRLRQMGQGVPVLFLTAKDTIDDRVAGLDAGADDYLVKPFELRELLARVRALLRRPRSTPDEAPETPPGTDRPGRLQWQDLGLDCDNQLAYRGDRLIELSDKETCLLEYLMRHPGQVLTHDQIYGHLWPTGDRPSSNALAAQIRLLRRKIEAVGEPPVIHSVYGKGYRFGLTTGDP; encoded by the coding sequence ATGGAACGCATCACCCCCATGCCCCCAACCAGCGATCCGAAGGCGGAAATTGCCACAATTTTGCTGGTGGACGATGAGCAAGCGTTGGCCGATCCGCTCAGTCGGCTTTTGACCCGCGAGGGCTACAGCGTTGATGTGGCCAGTGATGGGCAAGCGGGCTATCAACTGGCCAGCCAAAACACCTACGATTTGCTGATTTTGGATTGGATGTTGCCAGAAATCAGCGGGGTGGAAATTTGCCAACGCCTGCGCCAAATGGGTCAGGGTGTGCCGGTGTTGTTTTTGACGGCGAAGGACACGATCGACGATCGGGTGGCGGGGTTGGATGCCGGAGCCGATGACTACCTGGTGAAACCCTTTGAGTTGCGGGAGTTGCTGGCGCGGGTGCGGGCCCTGTTGCGACGGCCCCGCAGCACCCCGGACGAGGCCCCAGAAACCCCACCGGGAACCGATCGCCCCGGCCGATTGCAGTGGCAGGATCTCGGCCTCGATTGCGATAACCAGTTGGCCTATCGGGGCGATCGGCTCATTGAACTCTCTGACAAGGAAACCTGTCTATTGGAATACCTGATGCGCCATCCGGGGCAAGTGCTGACCCATGACCAGATCTATGGCCATTTGTGGCCCACGGGCGATCGCCCCAGCAGCAATGCCCTGGCGGCCCAAATTCGCCTGCTGCGACGCAAGATCGAAGCCGT